In Pseudophryne corroboree isolate aPseCor3 chromosome 3, aPseCor3.hap2, whole genome shotgun sequence, a genomic segment contains:
- the LOC135057971 gene encoding protein DBF4 homolog A-like, which yields MPSGFRHFFSCFCCCFRPKKKSKPVKVRAREVKAQEVPALEVKEPEPKPIPVMKLMDPFIKVEDASRHYRPLFGLRLVFECPYGPSHPMDTKDSEHKTAAHQGPTKMPGYCECCRCNYPDLEEHLESPQHKNFVEGQDYKALDDLIATLCADWEEH from the exons ATGCCGTCCGGGTTTCGCCATTTTTTTAGCTGCTTTTGCTGCTGTTTTCGCCCTAAGAAAAAATCTAAACCTGTAAAG GTTAGAGCGCGGGAGGTTAAGGCGCAGGAGGTCCCAGCGCTAGAGGTTAAAGAGCCGGAGCCCAAACCAATACCAG TTATGAAACTGATGGATCCCTTTATTAAAGTGGAAGACGCCAGCCG CCACTACAGACCATTGTTTGGGCTTCGCCTTGTATTTGAGTGTCCCTATGGCCCTAGTCACCCGATGGACACCAAggacag TGAGCATAAGACCGCAGCTCACCAGGGCCCCACCAAGATGCCAGGGTACTGCGAATGCTGCAGGTGCAACTACCCTGATCTGGAAGAA CATCTTGAAAGCCCTCAGCACAAAAACTTTGTGGAGGGCCAAGATTACAAGGCCCTGGATGACCTTATTGCCACCCTGTGCGCGGACTGGGAGGAGCACTGA